In Lotus japonicus ecotype B-129 chromosome 5, LjGifu_v1.2, one genomic interval encodes:
- the LOC130717754 gene encoding probable protein phosphatase 2C 72 → MGICISLASSEIHGVPEEVHDENVTIFESNKVLNGNKRLCSVYSKQGTKGLNQDAASLYQGYGMEDGAFCGVYDGHGRYGHIVSKMVNSHLPSLILSQGNAPVEINKIENGDDNTPSNFNTVEDDLAPKNFQKWKRAIVSAFMVMDKQVKLQENLDCSCSGTTAVVVIRQGEGLIIANLGDSRAVLGTIHDEKLTAIQLTTDLKPGLPSEAERIRRCNGCVYALKEEPHIQRVWLPNENFPGLAMSRAFGDFMLKDHGVIAIPDIWYHHVTSRDQFIVLASDGVWDVLSNSEVASIVWMVDTEEEAAKAVVEAATAAWEKKYPSSKVDDCTVVCLFLQKKPQYSGHMKSEKLG, encoded by the exons ATGGGTATCTGCATATCCCTtgcatcttcagagattcatgGGGTCCCTGAAGAAGTTCATGATGAGAATGTGACAATATTTGAATCAAACAAGGTCCTAAATGGGAATAAGAGACTTTGCTCTGTTTATTCTAAACAGGGAACAAAAGGACTAAACCAAGATGCTGCCTCACTTTACCAG GGTTACGGGATGGAAGATGGAGCATTTTGTGGCGTTTATGATGGACATGGAAGATATGGACACATAGTGAGCAAAATGGTAAACAGTCATTTGCCTTCACTCATTCTGAGCCAAGGGAATGCTCCTGTAGAGattaataaaatagaaaatggtgaTGACAACACCCCAAGCAATTTTAACACAGTGGAAGATGACTTGGCTCCAAAGAACTTTCAGAAGTGGAAGAGAGCCATTGTTAGTGCTTTCATGGTGATGGACAAGCAGGTTAAGCTACAAGAGAATCTAGACTGCTCTTGCAGTGGAACTACTGCAGTAGTTGTCATTAGACag GGTGAAGGTCTTATCATAGCTAATTTGGGTGACTCAAGAGCTGTCTTGGGAACAATCCATGATGAGAAACTCACAGCCATTCAATTGACCACTGATTTGAAACCTGGATTACCTA GTGAAGCAGAAAGAATAAGGAGGTGCAACGGTTGTGTGTATGCTCTTAAAGAAGAACCACATATCCAGCGAGTGTGGTTGCCTAATGAGAACTTCCCTGGCCTAGCCATGTCTCGAGCTTTTGGAGATTTCATGCTCAAAGACCATGGTGTTATTGCCATCCCAGATATTTGGTATCACCATGTAACATCAAGGGACCAATTCATTGTTCTTGCAAGTGATGGG GTGTGGGATGTGCTAAGTAATAGTGAGGTTGCATCAATTGTGTGGATGGTAGACACTGAAGAGGAAGCAGCAAAGGCAGTTGTGGAAGCAGCCACTGCTGCATGGGAGAAGAAGTATCCTTCCTCTAAGGTAGATGACTGTACAGTGGTTTGCCTCTTCCTGCAGAAGAAACCACAATACTCTGGGcatatgaaaagtgaaaagttaGGTTAA